Proteins encoded together in one Synechococcus sp. A15-62 window:
- a CDS encoding cyanate hydratase: MSQFFQTMATLLQAQFLPPTTAPQLMLERLYYAEGRHHPQHPRHGSFEGLSRLSSP, translated from the coding sequence ATGAGTCAGTTTTTCCAAACAATGGCGACCCTGCTTCAGGCGCAATTTCTGCCACCAACAACTGCTCCCCAGCTGATGCTGGAGCGGCTCTATTACGCAGAAGGACGCCACCACCCGCAGCATCCACGCCATGGCAGCTTCGAGGGGTTATCCCGACTGAGCAGCCCCTGA
- a CDS encoding HEAT repeat domain-containing protein, with amino-acid sequence MNDEAVLWERLARSRRAPLEPSWLGEVYSPSLSVDLRRALCEKLGMQAERGWPVIQDLLAHHGVLPDLVMAAGLCHQSEARDWLLAQLEQTSDDEAANLMVVQALACWGAEVPESVVVNCLHHPGQLHRIAGLQLLSFRSHCLDDGELLQFCQEVLNDFRDPVVVAAIRVLQRRDGVLISEKLAELCGNGSLPVAEAAFRALGCIATPTSQRCLLELSQELNDDVRRKMASTQLSQQFRQ; translated from the coding sequence ATGAACGACGAAGCCGTTCTCTGGGAACGGCTCGCCCGATCTCGACGCGCTCCTTTGGAGCCCTCTTGGCTGGGGGAGGTCTACTCCCCCAGCCTTTCTGTTGATCTGCGGCGAGCCCTCTGCGAAAAACTGGGCATGCAGGCCGAACGCGGCTGGCCCGTGATCCAAGACCTCCTCGCCCACCACGGGGTTCTTCCCGATTTGGTGATGGCGGCAGGGCTGTGCCACCAAAGCGAAGCCCGCGATTGGTTGTTGGCTCAACTCGAGCAAACCTCGGACGATGAAGCCGCCAACCTGATGGTGGTTCAGGCTCTCGCCTGCTGGGGGGCCGAAGTTCCCGAATCGGTGGTGGTGAATTGCCTGCATCACCCGGGCCAACTGCACCGAATTGCCGGTCTTCAACTGCTCAGCTTCCGGTCCCACTGCCTGGACGACGGTGAACTGCTGCAGTTCTGCCAAGAGGTGTTGAATGATTTTCGCGATCCAGTCGTTGTGGCCGCCATTCGGGTTCTGCAACGCCGCGATGGCGTGTTGATCAGCGAAAAGCTGGCAGAGCTTTGTGGCAACGGTTCCCTGCCTGTTGCCGAGGCAGCCTTCCGCGCGCTCGGTTGCATCGCCACACCTACGAGTCAGCGCTGCCTGCTGGAGTTGAGCCAGGAGCTGAATGATGACGTTCGGCGGAAAATGGCCAGCACCCAACTGAGCCAACAATTCCGCCAATAA
- a CDS encoding MoaD/ThiS family protein: MDVVLKVLLFASLRERAGWAERSLPFTPGVSTAREVWNQLDLGPLEGISIAVNQELVGVDEPLQAGDELAFLPPFTGG, encoded by the coding sequence ATGGACGTGGTGCTGAAGGTGCTGCTGTTCGCTTCCCTGCGAGAACGTGCCGGTTGGGCCGAGCGTTCCCTTCCCTTCACACCAGGTGTCTCGACGGCTCGTGAGGTCTGGAATCAGTTGGATCTTGGTCCGCTGGAGGGCATCAGCATTGCGGTGAACCAGGAGTTGGTCGGTGTCGATGAGCCATTGCAGGCCGGTGATGAGCTGGCCTTTCTTCCACCGTTCACGGGGGGTTGA
- a CDS encoding DNA mismatch repair protein MutS, which translates to MVIDPWPLLRNDASDGGRQGLHLVVHGRSGGVVPECLASLPDLLAQRRSAPVQLEVLTAEQPVSALPQSSWIVPLLLLPGAHARTDVPAIRNRLRGAGASVRLLPFLGSWITWWGAVLSALPSSERRDAVLVHHPLRPGVADRFLAMLASRLALPLVPFDAWPEFHQRHPRARPLPLTLAPNRMTDALSEAGGLPPLLEHPPTRQALIDLLVSLP; encoded by the coding sequence ATGGTCATCGATCCGTGGCCATTGCTACGGAATGACGCTTCCGATGGGGGGCGGCAAGGGTTGCACCTGGTGGTGCATGGCCGCAGTGGCGGTGTTGTTCCTGAGTGTTTGGCCTCTCTGCCAGACCTTCTGGCTCAGCGGCGCTCGGCGCCCGTCCAGTTGGAGGTGTTGACGGCTGAACAACCCGTGTCGGCGCTTCCCCAATCCTCTTGGATCGTTCCGTTGCTGCTGCTGCCTGGGGCGCACGCCCGCACGGATGTGCCAGCGATTCGCAACAGGCTTCGTGGAGCCGGAGCCAGTGTGCGGTTGCTGCCCTTTCTGGGCTCGTGGATTACGTGGTGGGGCGCTGTTCTCTCAGCACTTCCGTCGTCTGAGCGCCGGGATGCCGTGCTGGTGCACCACCCTTTGCGCCCGGGTGTGGCGGATCGCTTCCTCGCGATGCTGGCGTCTCGCCTGGCTTTGCCCTTGGTTCCCTTTGATGCCTGGCCCGAGTTCCATCAGCGCCACCCCAGGGCCCGGCCACTGCCATTAACCCTCGCGCCAAACCGCATGACGGATGCGTTGAGCGAAGCTGGTGGATTGCCTCCTCTGCTGGAGCATCCCCCCACCCGCCAGGCCCTGATCGATCTGCTTGTTTCTCTGCCGTGA
- the cynS gene encoding cyanase: MTVTAALMAAKKAKGMSFADLESALGLDEVWIASLFYGQATASKEEAEKLAELLSLDPAITAALQEFPTKGSLDPVIPTDPLIYRFYEIMQVYGMPLKDVIQEHFGDGIMSAIDFTLDVDKVEDPKGDRVKITMCGKFLPYKKW, encoded by the coding sequence ATGACTGTTACTGCTGCCTTGATGGCTGCCAAGAAGGCCAAGGGCATGAGCTTTGCCGATCTGGAATCGGCTCTGGGCCTTGATGAGGTCTGGATTGCTTCCTTGTTCTATGGACAAGCCACTGCATCCAAGGAAGAGGCTGAAAAGCTGGCTGAGCTGCTCTCCCTTGACCCAGCCATCACCGCCGCTTTGCAGGAGTTCCCCACCAAGGGAAGCCTCGATCCGGTGATCCCCACTGATCCCTTGATCTACCGCTTCTACGAGATCATGCAGGTTTATGGCATGCCCCTGAAGGATGTGATCCAGGAGCATTTTGGTGACGGCATCATGAGCGCGATCGACTTCACGCTTGATGTGGACAAAGTGGAGGATCCCAAAGGTGATCGCGTCAAAATCACCATGTGCGGCAAGTTCCTGCCTTATAAAAAGTGGTGA
- a CDS encoding anthranilate phosphoribosyltransferase family protein, producing MTSAVLSGRDRFKQHLRKVGSGEHTSKGMSREEAADAMELMLQGEATPAQIGAFLIAHRIRRPEPQELTGMLDTYRAHGPVLQSTAGSRAPLCFGMPYDGRTRTAPIYPLTALVLLACGQPVVLQGGDRMPIKYGVTAVDLFRLLDLDLTGLPISAVADGFQQNGFALIHQPDHFPIAETLIGYREELGKRPPVASLELLWTPHQGDHLLVSGFVHPPTEARAWEALKEAGETDVLTVKGLEGGTDLPIGRACITARVGNGKAERLILHPRDHGCHDADVEWADENTWADQARNALQNKGPLCDALRWNAGAYLWFSGCSDSLEQGIQRAASVLQTGQAQAMLDQLCAWRSSLSIR from the coding sequence TTGACGAGCGCAGTTCTCTCCGGCCGCGACCGCTTCAAGCAGCACCTGCGCAAGGTGGGAAGCGGTGAACACACCAGCAAAGGCATGAGTCGCGAGGAAGCGGCTGATGCCATGGAGCTGATGCTGCAGGGCGAAGCGACGCCCGCACAGATCGGCGCCTTCCTGATTGCCCATCGCATCCGACGACCCGAACCCCAGGAACTCACGGGCATGCTCGACACCTACCGAGCCCATGGCCCGGTGCTGCAATCCACCGCTGGCAGTCGAGCACCGTTGTGTTTCGGCATGCCCTACGACGGACGCACGCGCACAGCGCCGATCTACCCGCTCACCGCGCTGGTGCTGCTGGCCTGTGGGCAGCCGGTGGTTCTGCAGGGCGGTGACCGGATGCCGATCAAATACGGCGTCACCGCTGTTGATCTGTTCCGCCTTCTTGATCTCGACCTCACAGGTCTGCCGATCAGCGCCGTCGCCGACGGGTTCCAGCAGAACGGCTTCGCCCTGATTCACCAGCCGGATCACTTCCCCATTGCGGAAACCCTGATCGGCTATCGCGAGGAACTGGGCAAGCGTCCCCCGGTTGCCAGCCTGGAACTGCTCTGGACACCCCACCAAGGCGACCACCTCCTTGTGAGTGGCTTTGTCCACCCACCAACAGAAGCCCGCGCCTGGGAAGCCCTGAAGGAAGCCGGCGAAACCGATGTTCTCACCGTGAAGGGCTTGGAAGGGGGAACCGACCTGCCCATCGGCAGAGCCTGCATCACGGCCCGAGTGGGAAACGGCAAGGCGGAGCGGTTGATCCTGCACCCCCGTGACCATGGCTGTCACGACGCCGACGTGGAATGGGCTGACGAGAACACCTGGGCCGATCAAGCACGCAACGCCCTGCAGAACAAAGGCCCTCTCTGCGATGCCCTGCGCTGGAACGCCGGCGCCTATCTGTGGTTCTCCGGCTGCAGTGATTCCCTGGAACAGGGCATTCAACGGGCAGCATCCGTTCTGCAGACGGGTCAGGCCCAAGCCATGCTCGATCAACTCTGCGCTTGGCGGAGCAGCTTGAGCATCCGATAG
- a CDS encoding GNAT family N-acetyltransferase: MALRPIAPEDQPLLREIYADAIESQAPLLYSDEQVRAWAALAWLPGVLDASFREGSGWLTTDGSAFAIRHPEDRLSLLYCRGCASRRGHGSALLNQIEADALASGVRQLRTEASQFSRPLLERLGWCVEAPEMILIGGVPFERYRMLKLLRQAQS, translated from the coding sequence ATGGCTTTGCGTCCGATCGCTCCGGAGGATCAACCGCTGTTGCGGGAGATCTATGCCGATGCGATCGAATCGCAGGCTCCCCTCCTTTATTCAGATGAACAAGTCAGGGCTTGGGCGGCTCTGGCCTGGTTGCCCGGCGTGCTCGATGCGAGTTTTCGGGAGGGCTCGGGATGGCTGACCACTGATGGTTCAGCCTTTGCGATCCGCCATCCCGAAGATCGTCTCTCGCTGCTCTACTGCCGTGGTTGTGCCTCGAGGCGGGGCCATGGCAGTGCCCTTCTGAACCAGATTGAGGCGGATGCGCTGGCGTCCGGCGTTCGGCAACTGCGGACGGAGGCCAGTCAGTTCAGTCGACCGTTGCTAGAGCGACTTGGTTGGTGTGTGGAAGCGCCGGAGATGATCCTGATTGGAGGCGTTCCGTTCGAGCGCTATCGGATGCTCAAGCTGCTCCGCCAAGCGCAGAGTTGA
- the cobA gene encoding uroporphyrinogen-III C-methyltransferase, whose protein sequence is MTTAEQTGTVYLVGAGPGDPELLTLKAHRLLSQCDALVYDSLVPEEVLDLVPATCERRFVGKRRGHHSVPQPSTNAVLVEMAQKHSTVVRLKGGDPFLFGRGGEEAAYLAERNIPVQVVPGVTAGIAAPAYAGIPVTHRRAGSSVTFVTGHEEIDKRRPSVDWRALAAASDGLVIYMGLHNLPRIAEELMAGGLAATTPVAVIQQGTVAGQRCLKATLVDVADQCRAEAFKSPSIVVVGEVIDQQVEACMPTPAAVTMPIPF, encoded by the coding sequence GTGACCACTGCTGAACAAACCGGAACCGTTTATCTGGTGGGAGCTGGCCCCGGCGATCCCGAGTTGCTCACGCTGAAGGCGCATCGGCTGCTGAGCCAGTGCGATGCCCTGGTGTACGACTCGCTGGTGCCCGAGGAAGTGCTGGATCTTGTGCCGGCAACCTGCGAACGCCGTTTTGTCGGCAAGCGTCGCGGACATCATTCGGTGCCTCAACCCAGCACCAATGCCGTGCTCGTGGAAATGGCCCAGAAGCACAGCACGGTGGTGCGCTTGAAGGGGGGTGATCCCTTCCTGTTTGGTCGTGGAGGGGAAGAAGCCGCTTACCTGGCGGAGCGAAACATTCCTGTTCAGGTGGTGCCTGGTGTCACCGCTGGCATTGCCGCCCCGGCCTACGCCGGAATTCCCGTCACCCACCGGCGGGCGGGGTCATCGGTGACCTTCGTCACCGGTCACGAGGAAATCGACAAGCGCCGTCCTTCCGTGGATTGGCGTGCCCTGGCTGCGGCCAGTGACGGATTGGTGATCTACATGGGGCTGCACAACCTGCCTCGGATCGCAGAGGAGCTGATGGCGGGTGGTTTGGCCGCGACAACCCCCGTAGCGGTGATCCAGCAGGGCACGGTGGCGGGGCAACGCTGCCTCAAAGCCACGCTGGTAGACGTTGCCGATCAATGCCGAGCCGAAGCCTTCAAGTCACCCTCGATCGTTGTGGTGGGTGAGGTGATTGATCAGCAGGTTGAAGCCTGCATGCCCACACCGGCAGCGGTCACGATGCCGATTCCGTTCTGA
- a CDS encoding ferredoxin--nitrite reductase codes for MTISSPSRPYLDGKKLNKIEQNKAAKDGLLVGSEIEKFAELGWEQVDETDLQLRLKWYGMFWRPKTPGKFMLRLRVPNGVLTADQLRVVGSIVERYGENGSCDITTRQNLQLRGVLLGDLPEILKRLKEAGLSTIQSGFDNPRNVTGNPIAGIDPNEIVDTRPYTTELQNFLTNNCQGNPEYSNLPRKWNTAVAGAKDNFLLHNDIVFHPVERDGVMGFGVWIGGVLSSQMNAYAVPLNAWVKQEEICKMTDAVIRLWRDNGERDKRPKGRFRLYLDQVGHDVFRSQVEELFGPLTPDPGSVFNTTPRSHYGFHPQKQEGLSYAGLHVPVGRLTAQDLQDLATASLNYGSGEVRLTEDQNVILVGLPNDKLDALKADALVQRFPLEPGHISAGTVSCTGNTYCGFALTNTKDQALEAAKELDQELNLPEELKIHWTGCPNTCGQAYMGAIGLTGTKAKNSEGVMGEGYTMTIGGSQGANPSIGEIHRKAIPADEIKIALKEVLIEKFGATPKA; via the coding sequence ATGACCATTAGCTCTCCCTCCAGGCCTTACCTGGATGGCAAGAAGCTCAACAAGATCGAGCAGAACAAGGCGGCCAAAGATGGCCTGTTGGTCGGCAGCGAGATTGAAAAATTCGCCGAGCTTGGCTGGGAGCAGGTGGATGAAACCGACCTTCAGTTGCGTTTGAAGTGGTATGGCATGTTCTGGCGTCCGAAAACGCCAGGCAAATTCATGCTGCGCCTGCGGGTGCCCAATGGCGTGCTGACGGCCGATCAGCTGCGGGTGGTTGGTTCCATCGTTGAGCGCTACGGCGAAAACGGCAGCTGCGACATCACCACCCGTCAGAACCTGCAATTGCGCGGTGTGCTGCTGGGCGACCTGCCTGAAATCCTCAAGCGGCTGAAGGAAGCCGGCCTCAGCACGATCCAATCCGGCTTCGACAACCCCCGCAACGTCACCGGCAACCCCATCGCCGGCATTGATCCCAACGAGATCGTCGACACGCGGCCTTACACCACCGAGCTGCAGAACTTCCTCACCAACAACTGCCAGGGCAACCCGGAGTATTCGAACCTGCCCCGCAAGTGGAACACCGCCGTTGCCGGTGCAAAGGACAATTTCCTGCTCCACAACGACATCGTTTTCCACCCAGTGGAACGGGATGGGGTGATGGGATTTGGCGTCTGGATCGGCGGTGTTCTGTCATCGCAAATGAACGCCTATGCCGTTCCCCTCAATGCCTGGGTGAAGCAAGAGGAAATCTGCAAGATGACCGATGCCGTGATCCGGCTCTGGCGTGACAACGGTGAGCGCGACAAGCGCCCCAAAGGCCGCTTCCGCCTCTACCTGGATCAAGTGGGCCACGACGTGTTCCGCAGCCAGGTGGAAGAACTCTTCGGTCCGTTGACCCCCGATCCGGGCTCTGTTTTCAACACCACGCCCCGCTCCCACTACGGCTTCCATCCTCAGAAACAGGAAGGGCTCTCCTACGCCGGACTGCACGTTCCGGTGGGTCGCCTGACCGCCCAGGATCTGCAGGATCTGGCAACCGCAAGCCTCAACTACGGCAGTGGTGAGGTGCGTCTGACCGAAGATCAAAACGTCATCCTCGTTGGCCTTCCCAACGACAAGCTCGACGCCCTGAAGGCAGACGCCCTGGTGCAACGCTTCCCGCTGGAGCCCGGTCACATCTCCGCAGGAACGGTGTCCTGCACCGGCAACACCTACTGCGGTTTCGCCCTCACCAACACCAAGGACCAAGCGCTCGAAGCAGCCAAGGAACTCGACCAAGAGCTCAATCTTCCTGAAGAGCTGAAGATCCACTGGACCGGCTGCCCCAACACCTGCGGCCAGGCCTACATGGGTGCCATCGGCCTCACCGGCACCAAGGCCAAAAACAGTGAAGGCGTCATGGGAGAGGGCTACACGATGACCATCGGTGGTTCCCAAGGCGCCAACCCGAGCATCGGCGAAATCCACCGCAAGGCGATCCCGGCCGATGAGATCAAGATCGCTCTCAAAGAGGTGTTGATCGAAAAGTTCGGGGCCACCCCAAAGGCCTGA
- the moaB gene encoding molybdenum cofactor biosynthesis protein B, producing the protein MGLSIALLTISDTRTLADDSSGDQLQRSLEDAGHRLQERQLCPDDRYQIRRELSRWIANPAVDVVITSGGTGLTGRDGTPEAVAPLLDKTIEGFGELFRVLSFESIGTSTLQSRCLAGVANGTFVFVLPGSLDAVTTAWNRLIRAQLDANTRPCNLAQLRTRLKE; encoded by the coding sequence ATGGGCCTGTCCATCGCCCTGCTCACCATCTCCGACACACGCACCCTGGCGGACGACAGCAGCGGAGATCAACTGCAGCGCAGCCTTGAAGACGCGGGGCATCGCCTTCAGGAGCGACAACTCTGCCCAGATGATCGCTATCAAATCCGCCGTGAACTGAGCCGCTGGATCGCCAATCCTGCGGTTGATGTGGTGATCACCAGCGGCGGCACCGGGCTCACCGGCCGCGATGGAACCCCCGAAGCGGTGGCACCGCTGCTGGACAAAACAATCGAAGGATTCGGTGAACTGTTCCGTGTGCTCTCCTTCGAGAGCATTGGCACCAGCACCCTGCAAAGCCGCTGCCTTGCCGGCGTGGCCAACGGCACATTCGTGTTTGTACTTCCGGGATCTCTGGATGCGGTGACCACCGCTTGGAACCGGCTCATCCGGGCTCAACTCGATGCCAACACCCGACCGTGCAACCTGGCCCAGCTCAGGACTCGGTTGAAGGAATAG
- a CDS encoding formate/nitrite transporter family protein, with translation MDYVLPNELVDGMIAAGGKKSTVSVKNLLIRGFYSGAILGLAVILALTVGITVKAPFVGSLLFPFGFASIVLFGMELVTGNFALLPMATWAGKSTWGATFRNWVWVWIGNWIGTAVVAVIMAISLTSGTMDGAADNVGPPIWDAVAQKIMALNQINVEKKYEALGSMGFFLAFLRGLVANWLVCLGVTMALVSKSVPGKILACWLPITAFQSMGMEHIVVNQFLHTAGPILGSGVPFTKVIFWNFLPVTLGNIVGGMVFIGMLFYSTHRTPMENVLPTEHDEKLERELAAELGAR, from the coding sequence ATGGACTACGTCCTACCCAATGAGCTTGTCGACGGCATGATTGCCGCCGGCGGCAAAAAATCAACGGTCAGCGTGAAGAACCTGCTGATCCGTGGCTTTTACTCCGGGGCCATCCTTGGCCTGGCGGTGATCCTGGCCCTCACCGTGGGCATCACCGTCAAAGCCCCCTTCGTGGGCTCGCTGCTGTTCCCCTTCGGCTTCGCCAGCATCGTGCTGTTTGGCATGGAGCTGGTGACCGGCAACTTTGCCCTGCTGCCGATGGCCACTTGGGCCGGCAAGAGCACTTGGGGTGCCACCTTCCGCAACTGGGTCTGGGTGTGGATCGGCAACTGGATCGGCACCGCCGTTGTGGCCGTGATCATGGCCATCAGCCTCACCAGCGGCACCATGGATGGCGCTGCTGACAACGTCGGCCCGCCGATCTGGGATGCCGTGGCCCAGAAAATCATGGCCCTCAATCAAATCAACGTTGAGAAGAAGTACGAGGCCCTGGGAAGCATGGGCTTCTTCCTCGCCTTCCTACGCGGACTTGTGGCCAACTGGTTGGTTTGCCTGGGCGTGACCATGGCTCTGGTGAGCAAGAGCGTTCCCGGCAAGATCCTGGCCTGCTGGCTTCCGATCACCGCCTTCCAATCGATGGGCATGGAGCACATCGTGGTGAACCAGTTCCTGCACACCGCTGGCCCGATCCTCGGTTCAGGCGTCCCCTTCACCAAGGTGATCTTCTGGAACTTCCTGCCTGTCACCCTCGGCAACATCGTGGGCGGCATGGTGTTCATCGGCATGCTCTTCTACAGCACCCATCGCACTCCGATGGAGAACGTGCTGCCCACCGAGCACGATGAAAAGCTGGAGCGTGAGCTCGCTGCTGAACTGGGTGCCCGCTGA
- a CDS encoding MFS transporter, translated as MAAACGNVSLSCVAASLQRPRIPTLLSAFLTLLNDRLSESIVFPLLPFLLAQFAPDGRTLGLLAGSYALAQFLVTPLIGALSDRYGRRPVISICVAGSVVGLGLFAVTVSLPWPSQSLLPLLLLFTARIIDGISGGTAATASAVLADITPPDKRARAFGLIGVAFGLGFILGPFVGGQLARVAVSLPVWVATGFAALNLLVVLNLLPETHPQESRKNLPRKRDLNPFARLSQVLMNPSVGRLCGAFFLFFLAFNGFTAILVLYFKQRFGWGPELATTAFLVVGVVATVVQGGLIGPLVKRFGEWRLTLLGLGLVIIGCLLIPSVGASDRAGVIFTAVGILALGTGLVTPSLRSLVSRRLGREGQGSALGSLQALQSLGSFLGPPLAGLSYDLLGPVSPFAAAATVLVIVIGLVAGSPLPDISDTQPSQS; from the coding sequence ATGGCAGCTGCCTGTGGGAATGTGAGTCTCTCCTGCGTGGCAGCAAGCTTGCAGCGTCCTCGGATTCCCACACTGCTCAGCGCGTTTCTCACGCTGCTCAACGACCGGCTCAGCGAAAGCATTGTTTTTCCGCTGTTGCCCTTTCTCCTGGCCCAGTTCGCCCCAGACGGACGAACCCTGGGTCTGTTGGCGGGAAGCTATGCCCTGGCGCAGTTCCTGGTCACGCCCTTGATCGGAGCGCTCAGTGATCGCTACGGCCGCCGCCCAGTGATCAGCATCTGCGTCGCGGGATCCGTGGTGGGACTCGGCCTCTTTGCCGTGACGGTTTCACTGCCTTGGCCCAGCCAAAGCCTGCTGCCCCTGCTGTTGCTGTTCACAGCACGGATCATTGACGGCATCAGTGGCGGTACGGCGGCAACAGCCAGCGCCGTGCTCGCCGACATCACTCCTCCCGACAAGCGAGCCCGTGCCTTCGGCTTGATCGGCGTGGCCTTTGGCTTGGGGTTCATCCTCGGCCCCTTCGTTGGCGGGCAACTGGCCCGGGTGGCCGTGTCCCTTCCCGTTTGGGTGGCCACAGGCTTCGCTGCACTCAACCTCTTGGTGGTGCTCAACCTGCTGCCGGAAACCCATCCCCAGGAGTCCCGCAAAAACCTACCCAGAAAACGCGACCTCAATCCGTTTGCACGGCTCAGCCAGGTGCTGATGAACCCCAGCGTGGGGCGACTGTGCGGAGCTTTTTTCCTGTTCTTCCTGGCCTTCAATGGCTTCACCGCCATCCTGGTGCTCTATTTCAAGCAACGCTTCGGCTGGGGCCCTGAGCTCGCCACCACCGCTTTCCTTGTGGTGGGGGTCGTCGCCACCGTGGTCCAGGGAGGGCTGATCGGGCCGCTGGTGAAACGGTTTGGTGAATGGCGTCTGACCTTGTTGGGCCTGGGTCTGGTGATCATTGGATGCCTGCTGATCCCCAGCGTCGGCGCATCCGATCGGGCCGGCGTCATCTTCACCGCCGTCGGCATCCTCGCCTTAGGCACCGGCTTGGTCACACCAAGCCTGCGCAGCCTGGTGTCACGGCGCCTGGGACGGGAGGGGCAAGGCAGCGCCCTCGGCAGCCTTCAGGCCCTGCAGAGTTTGGGCAGTTTCCTCGGCCCCCCCCTGGCGGGCTTGAGCTACGACCTGCTGGGTCCAGTGAGCCCGTTTGCAGCTGCGGCAACCGTGCTGGTGATCGTGATCGGCCTGGTGGCCGGCAGCCCTCTGCCAGACATCTCCGACACACAACCAAGCCAGTCCTGA
- a CDS encoding molybdenum cofactor biosynthesis protein MoaE, with translation MTDCRVKVCLDPFDPWQQLALWSGDAAAAAIFIGRVRPTTMDGRPLEALELEHFPGLCERQITAMALRLQQEHRAGSILVLHRVGKLAPGEPIVLVAVQADRRGAAQRCSAALLEQLKHQAPFWKREWCAGQGTWLAANTPL, from the coding sequence GTGACCGATTGCCGTGTGAAGGTGTGCCTGGATCCCTTTGATCCTTGGCAGCAACTGGCGCTTTGGAGCGGGGATGCCGCGGCCGCTGCGATCTTCATTGGTCGGGTGCGTCCCACCACTATGGATGGCCGGCCTTTGGAGGCACTGGAGCTGGAGCACTTTCCCGGCCTTTGCGAACGTCAGATCACGGCAATGGCGCTGCGTCTGCAGCAGGAGCACCGGGCGGGGTCGATTTTGGTGCTGCATCGGGTGGGCAAGCTCGCCCCCGGTGAGCCGATCGTGCTGGTTGCGGTGCAGGCCGATCGCCGTGGGGCGGCTCAGCGCTGCTCGGCCGCTTTGTTGGAGCAACTCAAGCACCAGGCCCCGTTCTGGAAGCGGGAGTGGTGCGCGGGTCAGGGCACCTGGCTGGCGGCCAACACGCCGCTCTGA
- a CDS encoding NAD-dependent epimerase/dehydratase family protein has translation MDLTIVGCGYVGLALAERLQPKRPQLKLTLTTTSSERLEQLSPLADRVELCDATDPAQLREALRKSSNAVFCLGPKGDRQVDANGYRHTFVDSFRCLTSLLQQLPELRQIVYTGSCSVYSDAEGDWVDEQTPPTPGSGHSGVLLESEQLLSGISDRRVCILRLGALYGPGRDLDRRLRGLAGLERPGSGATYSNWLHVADAAGALEAALDAEWAGLVNVVNDEPIRLRDLVGRSLQRQGLAPVRWVGQDEPGSGGRRIRNSRLKQLGYQLQHPRLDQSGVLAASQVP, from the coding sequence ATGGACCTGACGATCGTTGGCTGCGGCTATGTGGGGCTCGCTCTGGCGGAGCGGCTGCAACCAAAACGCCCCCAGCTGAAGCTGACGCTGACCACCACCAGCAGCGAACGGCTGGAGCAACTCAGCCCCCTCGCCGATCGGGTGGAACTGTGCGACGCCACAGACCCCGCACAATTGCGGGAGGCTCTGCGGAAAAGCAGCAATGCCGTGTTCTGCCTCGGACCAAAGGGAGATCGCCAGGTGGATGCGAACGGCTACCGCCACACCTTCGTCGACAGCTTCCGCTGCTTGACGTCGCTGTTGCAACAACTGCCGGAACTGCGGCAGATCGTCTACACGGGCAGTTGCTCGGTGTACAGCGATGCCGAGGGGGACTGGGTGGATGAGCAAACACCGCCCACACCAGGCAGCGGCCACAGCGGTGTTCTGCTGGAAAGCGAACAACTGCTCAGCGGCATCAGCGACAGACGGGTGTGCATCCTGCGCCTCGGGGCGCTCTATGGCCCTGGCCGCGATCTCGATCGACGCCTGCGCGGGCTCGCCGGACTGGAACGCCCTGGCAGCGGAGCGACTTACAGCAACTGGCTGCATGTGGCGGATGCCGCCGGTGCCCTTGAAGCCGCTCTCGATGCTGAATGGGCCGGACTGGTGAATGTGGTCAACGACGAGCCGATTCGGCTGCGGGATCTGGTGGGCCGCAGCCTGCAGCGCCAGGGCCTGGCCCCCGTGCGCTGGGTTGGGCAGGACGAACCGGGTTCAGGGGGCCGACGGATTCGCAACAGCCGGCTTAAACAGCTGGGCTACCAGCTGCAGCACCCGCGCCTTGATCAGAGCGGCGTGTTGGCCGCCAGCCAGGTGCCCTGA